CGATGGCTTCAAACTGGATGACAATGTGGAAGAAGAGTTGGAGCGCATCGTCCTGGAAAACGATGTGGAACGCTATACTTCCCGTCGTGGAGCCCTTGGCCGCGCCCGCCGCATCGAAGGTGCCACGGAGCGCTATATCGAATACTGCAAGGGAACCTTTCCCCGCAATATGACTCTGGATGGCATGAAGATCGTGGTGGACTGCGCCAACGGCGCCGCCTACAAGGTCGCTCCCGAAGTCTTTTCGGAGCTGGGCGCCCAGACCATTGCCATCAATACCCAGCCCAATGGGATCAACATCAATGAACAGTGCGGTGCCGTCCATCCGGAAGGGCTGGCCCAGGCGGTCATCAGCCATGGCGCCGAAATCGGCATTGCCCTGGATGGCGACGCCGACCGGCTTATCGTGGTGGATCGCCACGGCAACGTCATTGACGGCGACCAGATCATCGGCGTCGCCGGCCGCTTCATGCACCAGCGCTCCCTGCTCAAGGGGGGTGCCGTGGTGACCACCGTCATGAGCAACCTCGGCCTGGAGCACTTCCTGGCTGGCATGAACATCAAACTCATTCGCACCAGTGTTGGCGACCGCTATGTGCTGGATCGCATGCGCTTCGGAGGGTTCAACCTGGGTGGCGAGCAGTCGGGCCACCTGGTCTTTCTGGACTACGCCACCACGGGAGATGGCATCATCAGTGCCCTGCAACTGATGGCCATTATGGTGGAAAACGGTCGCCATATTGATGAACTGGCTGCCGACATTCCCCGCTACCCGCAGGTGCTGGTGAACCGCTCCGTTTCGGAAAAAATCCCCCTGGAGAATCTCCCTGCAAGCCAGGCACGCATCCATGACATTGAACAGGCGCTGCGCGGCAGTGGCCGTGTGCTGGTGCGCTATTCGGGCACCGAACCCAAGGTGCGGGTCATGCTGGAAGGCGACGACGAGCAGACGCTGAAGAAATACGCCGATGATATCGCTGAGTGTATCGTCAACGAAATAGCCGCGAGGGGGATATGATGGTAAAACTGGGAGTGAATGTCGACCATGTTGCCACAGTTCGCCAGGCCCGCAGGGGCCACGATCCGGAAGTTGTTGCCGCCGCCGCGCTGGCAGAGCTGGGTGGAGCGGACTCTATCACCATTCACCTGCGCGAGGACCGTCGTCATATCCAGGATCGCGATGTACACATTCTCATGCAGACCGTCAGTACCAGCATCAACCTGGAGATGGCCTGCACGGAAGAGATGATCGCCATTGCCTGCGCTGCCAGACCACTGCAGGTCACCCTGGTGCCGGAGAAGCGCGAAGAGCTGACCACCGAGGGTGGCCTGGATGTGCTGGGTAACGCCCGTGAGCTGGAGAAGGCCGCGACACGCCTTCGGGATGCGGGCATCAGGGTCAGTTTCTTCATTGACGCCAATCAGCAGCAGATACAGGCCAGCAGGGATTGTGGTGCCCAGGCTATCGAAATTCACACCGGCCACTACGCCGACGCCCGTGACGAGGCCACCAGCAACCGCGAACTGCTGCGTATTGTTGAGAGCAGCCACTTCACCCGCCAGATCGGCCTCCAGCTCAATGCGGGCCACGGCCTCAACTATACCAATGTCGGACCCATTGCCCAGATTCCCGGCATGCGCGAACTCAATATCGGCCACAGCATCGTCGCCCGCGCTCTTTTCGTGGGCATGCAGCGGGCAGTGGAGCAGATGAAAGCCGTCATCAACCAGTCCATGGGGCTTCGGGAGCTTCCATGATCCAGGGAGTCGGCGTTGATATGGTGGAGGTGGAGCGCTTCGACAATATGAAACTGCACTTCATGGAGCGGGTCTTCACCCCGGTGGAAATCGAATATGCTTCGGGAGTTGCCAATTCGCGGGAACGCTTTGCCGCCCGCTTCGCTGCGAAGGAAGCTTTTCTCAAGGCCATGGGCACTGGACTGCGCGACTGTCGCCTCAAGGATATGGAGGTCTGCCACGATCCCCTTGGGCGTCCATTTTTCACTTTTTACGGTAATCTCAGCCGTTATAATGACCGTCAGCGCTACAATGTACAGCTCTCCCTCTCCCATACCCGCCAGCACGCCATCGCCTATTGCGTGATTGAGACGGGGGAGTTATGCTGTTCGCAGCCTGTGCCCCACGGCCAGCATGACAATACCTCCTGACACCACAGCCTGAAACCCGACGGCTCGTGCGCACCCGTCCTCGCCGGGGCAAACCGATATTTCAAAACAAGATATATACACAGGTGAATAATGAGCAATTTTACACAGAAAAAATATATTTTCATCACGGGAGGCGTTCTGAGTTCGCTGGGCAAGGGGCTGGCGGCTGCCAGCATCGGAGCCTTGCTGGAGGCTCGCGGCTACCGGGTGAAACTGCAGAAATTTGACCCCTACCTGAATATCGACCCAGGCACCATGAGCCCCTACCAGCACGGGGAAGTCTTTGTCACCGACGATGGCGCGGAAACAGACCTGGATCTCGGCCACTACGAGCGCTTCGTCAATATGACCACCAACCGCTACTCCAACATCACCACCGGCCAGGTGTACAACAACGTCATCACCAAGGAGCGACGCGGCGATTACCTGGGCGGCACCGTGCAGGTAATCCCCCACATCACCGACGAAATCAAGCGCCATATCTACCTGGGCAACGAGGACGCCGACATCATCATGACGGAAATCGGCGGGACGGTCGGCGACATTGAAAGCCTGCCGTTCCTGGAAGCTATCCGTCAGTTCGCCTACGACGTGGGACGGGAAAACGTCTGCTACATGCACCTGACCCTGGTGCCCTACATGGCCGCCTCCGGTGAACTGAAGACCAAGCCGACCCAGCACAGTGTCAAGGAGCTGCGCGAAATCGGCATTCAGCCCGATGTCCTGTTCTGCCGCACGGAATACCCCCTTTCCTACGATATCCGCGAGAAAATCGCCCTGTTCTGCAACGTCAAGCCCAAGCGGGTCATCGAAGCCATTGATGTGGATACCATCTACCGCGTCCCCCTCCAATTCTACAATGAAAAAGCTGACGAGGCGGTTCTGGATGTGCTGGGTCTGGAATATAACCAGGCCGACCTGAGCGAGTGGCAGCGCATTGTGGATCGCAGCATCAATCCTTCTGAAGAGACCACCATCGGCGTGGTTGGCAAGTACGCCAAACTCAAGGAAGCCTACAAGTCCCTCTCTGAGAGCATCGGCCATGCCGGTATCGAAAACGACATCCGCGTCAACATCAAGTGGATCGACGCGGAAGAGGTGACGCGCCAGGGGGCAGCAACCCTGTTGCAGGATGTTGATGGCATCCTGGTTCCCGGCGGTTTTGGCGACCGGGGAGTGGAAGGAAAGATTCAGGCCATCCGCTACGCCCGCGAGAAGAAAGTTCCCTTCTTCGGTATCTGCCTGGGCATGCAATGTGCGGTTATTGAATACGCCCGCAACGTCCTGGGCATACAGGAAGCCACCAGTATTGAATTTGACAGCGAGGCCCGACACCCTGTCATTGACTTCATGGCCGACCAGAAAAATCTCACCAATCTCGGCGGCACCATGCGCCTGGGCAAATACGACTGCAGGCTCCAGCCCGATACTCTCTCCCACAAAGCTTACGGCCAGGAGCTGGTCAGCGAGCGCCACCGCCACCGCCTGGAGTTCAACAACAAGTACCGCGACGAGCTGCAGAAGGCTGGCCTGGTCATCTCAGGCACCAGCCCCGATGATACCCTGGTGGAGATCGTTGAAGTGCCTAACCACCCCTGGTTTGTGGCCTGCCAGTTCCACCCGGAGTTCAAATCGCGGCCATCCAAGGCCCACCCACTCTTCCGCGAATTCATCAAAGCCAGTGTCAAGAGTGGCAAACTCTTCAAAGAGGAGTAGGCGAGCTGACTTCCCCATGACGACCCGGCGAAGCGTGGCTGTTTTGCGAACACTGACGGCAAAGGCATACCGGCCATGAAAAAACTCACGGTCATCTTTTTTCTGATACTTTTCCTCGCCATGGCGAGCATTGTCTGGATATCCAGCAAAGTTGAAGGGGTGGTGGAATATCTGCGCCTGGAACACGGCCTGGATGTCACCTACAGCACCCTTTCGGCCAATCTTCGCGGCATATACTTCTCCGACCTGGTCATCGAATACCAGACCCACCGGGCCGCTTTCGAGTCGGCACAGATCACGGTGTTCTGGAAGTGGCCCCTGGCAGTACCCGGCCTGGGGCTGGTGATTTCCGACGGCCAGATCAGCCTCGGCGATCTCTTTCCCCCGGATCGCGAACCCCTTGACCCTGAGGTGCTGGGCAGCAAGCTGCACCAGAGTACCGCCCGCTTCAGTCCAGTGGTACGGGGCATTCGCGTTGAACGTACCGACATCGCCCTTGCAGATGGCTCCCGTGCCAGCAACCTGACCGCGGCCATGGACAGCTCCCTTGATTTCCAGATGACCCTGGATGAGCTCTCCTTCCACGGGCAGACCATACAGAACCTTGAAGCCACGGGCACATTGCACCCCGCTGCACTGGCGGCCTCCCTGGAAGAGGCTGCCCTGGAATGGCAGGATCATGTCCTGCGTGCCCGGGGGCACGTAGGACAGCGGGGAATCGACATGCACCTGGAAACCAGCCACAGCGTCGACATCCGCTTCCTGAAAACGCGCCTGGATATTCAGGTGCGCGCCCATGGCCAGTGGCAGGAGCTGCACCATGAGGGCTCGGTCACAAGTTCCCGTTCCACCATTCTGGGCAATGGTACCTTTCCAGATCTGCGCGCAGAGTTCCATGGCGACATGCAGCAGGTCGAGGTGAACCTCGCTCCTGTGGACAAATCAGACTTCCACCTGCGGGCCACGGTTCCCTTTGACCTGGAGACCATCAGCCTGCAGGCCACCTTTGACCGCTTTCACCTGCACCCCTACCTGCTGCCCCATATCCGCTTTCTGGATTTTGATGATATTTCCGGCGAAGTTGAGGGTTCGTTCTCCCCTGATGAAGGGGTGCTGCGCGGCGCTGGTGTTCTGGATTTCTCCTATAACGCTTTCCACAGGCCCCTGAAAGCCCGGCTCAGTACAGCAATGGATATCGACCGCCATGGTATCCGCTTCCACGATGGCACCCTGAATTCTGAACACTTCACTGCGGAAGCGGGCGGTGAGCTGGTCTTCAGTGGTCCTGACTTCTTTCGCCTGTGGAGCCATGGCGAAGTTCACGACCTGGCCCCCATCCTGGAAAGCTTCTGGGTGAACTTCATCGACGGCAACTCGCGCTTTGCGGTCAGTATCAACGGTCCAGCCACCTCACCGCTGGTGGATGTGGCCTTTGACTCCAACGATCTTCGGGTCTTCCAGGGGCATCTGACCCACGCCTTTGGCAGTGTGCAGGTGGATCTCAACCATATCACCCTGCATGGCATCACCGCACGCACATCCACTGGCGAGGCACAGGTCAGCCAGGGGCAGATCTCTGTCTACGGAGCCAATGATGTCCAGCTGCGCTTCCCCTACACCGCCCACAATATCAGACTCGAGGATGCCCTGGCCTTTGGCAATCTGACGAATCTTCCCTCTCTGCCACGCATTCTGGAGGCTGATGGGCAGATTGAAGGCGAAGTGCGGGATCTGCAGATTACCTTGCAGGGGTCGCTGGCGGAACACCAGTGGCGCGAGGGGTTGTTCAGCCCGAAGCTTTCCGTAAGCGGAGCACTTCTCGACCAGCTTGTCCACGCCTCCATCGAGGACGAGCACTCCCATGTCAGCATCCAGGGGAATATGGATTTTGGCGGCAAGCTGAATTTCCGGGCGGCCGGGCAGGATATTCCCCTCTCCTCCTATATGCGCACCCTGCCTGCCGAGTGGTCCTTGCTGCTGGACAGCTACGGGCTGTACCTCTCAGGAACCTTTGCTGAGCCACGCCTTGAAGGAACCCTGGGTAACATTCAACTGGAAAACCCGGAACAGGATATCTCCCTGTGGGGAGATGTGGAACTTACCTATGCGGAGCGCGTCTTCAGCGCCGACATCACCCGCATGATCCTGCAGCGCCCCCTGATTGTCTCCCTGCACGGCAGTTCATTCCTCCACGACATGAGCGGGGAAACCAGTCGCCAGGAGCTCTTCCTGCGCACGTCCACGGAGCATGGCGTCCTCGAGACTGAGGCCTCGCTCCGGAACTTCTCCTTGGAGCACATGCGCGTGGAGGGTGCCCTTGACCTGGCTCTGGCAACCATCATCTCCCGGGGTGCTCTGGAAGGCAGAGGCACCGTTGACGTGGCCATCGAGGGCAGCGATACCATCAGGGGCACCATCGCCTTTGGCACTGCGGCAGAGCTGTTCGCAGTTGCTCAGCCCCAGCTGCGCATGCGACAGCTCAGGGCCAATGTCACCATTGATCGCCTGGCCCGCCGGGGTTCCATTGACGATATCGCCTTTCTGGTCGGGCGCGATGGCACTGGCGAGGCCCAGGTGTCGGCATCACTGAATGAGCAGGGACTGCTCAGTTACTCCGCTGGCTACCAGTTGCACAATGTGCTTTATCAACAGGGGCGCAATGTTCTGCTGCTCAATATCTCCGGCAGCGTCAGCGGCGACACGGCCACGGAACCCCAGGGAGAAATCGCCGTGGATATCAGGCGTGGCCAGCTCAATATTGACCGCAATGGAGCCGCAGCACCCACCTCACCACTGCTGCAGTTTCCCGGCAACTGGACCCTGAATGTCCAGGCATCTTCTCCCATTCGCTTCTCCATGGCAGAGGGCAGTATGCTGCTGCTCCCCCAGCTGCAGATTCGCCTGCAGGATGGAATAGTCTATCCACGCGGCAGAATCCAGGTGCTCTCCGGCAGCCTGCTTTTCAACCGGGACACCTACACCCTGCAGCGGGGATCAATAGAGTTCAGCGACAGCCTCATCGCAAACCTGAACCTCAGCGCAACCACCACCAAGCAAGGCTACCAGATTGTCATTACCATAACCGGTACCAGTGACGAGCCGCGTTTTCTCTTCCGCAGTGTGCCCAGTCTTCCCCAGGAGCACATCATCAGCCTGCTTCTCCTGGGCAGCTACGACGAAGGACTTTCCCCTGCTTCCGCGGCTTCCCATATCCTGGCCAACCGCATCGCGGAAACCCTCAATGATATAACCGGCCCCGCACTGCGCGGTGAAGCCTCGTTCCGCGTCTCATCCAGCGGTCTGATGAGCGACAATCCCGACATCGCCCTCACCAGTGAACTCTCTCAGCGACTGGAAGTACGCATTGCCCGTGAGCTCAGCGCTGAGGGCACCCAACAGTTCCAGGTGATCTACAAAATCTTTGATTTCCTCTACGTGCGTGGCCGCGAGCATATCGGCGGATCCTACGGCGTGGATATTGAATACAGGATTGGTCGCTGATGCTGGCAGAAATACTGACCATAACCATCATGGGGATAAGTGATGCCGACCAGGAGAAGCTGCAACGGCTCTTCCCCACGCCACTGAGCCAGGAAACTGCCCTGGAAACGGCAAAGCAGCTGGAGAATCTCTCCTACTTCAGTGTGGAAGGGGTGCAGGTGCGCGACCAGGAGCTGCTGCTGCAGATGTCGCAACGCTATCCGGTGGAAAAAATCGTCCTGAAGGGCAACTGGGCTTTCCTGGACAGTACCCTGTTCAGCCAGATCACTTCCTTCCCCGCTTCCGGCACCGATACCGTAGCCATCCGGCAACTGCGCCAGCAGGTACTGGATTTTTATATCCTGGAAGGCTACCTGGACGCCCGCGTTGAAGTGGAGGTGGTGAACCTGGACTACACCAGTGTTCTGGTCATCCAGATCCGTGAAGGCAGCCCCTATGTGGTGACTGACACCTCCTTTGTGGGCAGAAGTGAAACCGGAAGCCCTCCCCTTGTGCTGCCCGGCACTTTTTTTCGGCCTATACGGGTTATTGAGGCCCTTGAACACTGGAAAGCCCAGGCACTCTCCGAGGGCTACTCCCAGGCCGACTATTTCTTCAGCTTTGAGCGCAATGAGCGCACTTTTCCCGGCTTCTCCATCGCGGCCCCCTTCAAGACGCTCTTCAACGTGCTTAACCAGCGTCGAGGCGTCAGCCTCTACATCGGGCTCTTCCCCGGTGACAAGCTGGACGTGGAGCTGGAGGTTCCCGAAGGGATAGACCCCGGGCGCTTCCTGCAGTCTCTGCGCCTGGAGCAGCGCTCGGCCATTGATGAGTTTGAGATTCCCCTGCTGGAGCATGACATCCGCAACTTCATGCTGCGCAATGGCTTCACCACGACATCCATATCCATCGAACCCGCCGCTCCCCACCTGCGCATCCGGGTGGAGGGGCACCGCAAAAGCTATTCGGCTGTCACCATTGAGGCACCGGTATGGCAGTCTTCTCTGGAAAAGCGTCTGCAGGAACAGCTCCGGGATGGCATTCTGGAACA
This portion of the Desulfurispirillum indicum S5 genome encodes:
- the glmM gene encoding phosphoglucosamine mutase, whose translation is MRQFFGTDGVRGEANCYPMTADFVLKLGMAAAHIFKDRDTSKKSQIVIGKDTRRSGYMLESALVAGITSAGMDAIQLGPLPTPGIALMTKTLRASAGIVISASHNPFFDNGIKFFNRDGFKLDDNVEEELERIVLENDVERYTSRRGALGRARRIEGATERYIEYCKGTFPRNMTLDGMKIVVDCANGAAYKVAPEVFSELGAQTIAINTQPNGININEQCGAVHPEGLAQAVISHGAEIGIALDGDADRLIVVDRHGNVIDGDQIIGVAGRFMHQRSLLKGGAVVTTVMSNLGLEHFLAGMNIKLIRTSVGDRYVLDRMRFGGFNLGGEQSGHLVFLDYATTGDGIISALQLMAIMVENGRHIDELAADIPRYPQVLVNRSVSEKIPLENLPASQARIHDIEQALRGSGRVLVRYSGTEPKVRVMLEGDDEQTLKKYADDIAECIVNEIAARGI
- a CDS encoding pyridoxine 5'-phosphate synthase — encoded protein: MVKLGVNVDHVATVRQARRGHDPEVVAAAALAELGGADSITIHLREDRRHIQDRDVHILMQTVSTSINLEMACTEEMIAIACAARPLQVTLVPEKREELTTEGGLDVLGNARELEKAATRLRDAGIRVSFFIDANQQQIQASRDCGAQAIEIHTGHYADARDEATSNRELLRIVESSHFTRQIGLQLNAGHGLNYTNVGPIAQIPGMRELNIGHSIVARALFVGMQRAVEQMKAVINQSMGLRELP
- the acpS gene encoding holo-ACP synthase → MIQGVGVDMVEVERFDNMKLHFMERVFTPVEIEYASGVANSRERFAARFAAKEAFLKAMGTGLRDCRLKDMEVCHDPLGRPFFTFYGNLSRYNDRQRYNVQLSLSHTRQHAIAYCVIETGELCCSQPVPHGQHDNTS
- a CDS encoding CTP synthase, with the protein product MSNFTQKKYIFITGGVLSSLGKGLAAASIGALLEARGYRVKLQKFDPYLNIDPGTMSPYQHGEVFVTDDGAETDLDLGHYERFVNMTTNRYSNITTGQVYNNVITKERRGDYLGGTVQVIPHITDEIKRHIYLGNEDADIIMTEIGGTVGDIESLPFLEAIRQFAYDVGRENVCYMHLTLVPYMAASGELKTKPTQHSVKELREIGIQPDVLFCRTEYPLSYDIREKIALFCNVKPKRVIEAIDVDTIYRVPLQFYNEKADEAVLDVLGLEYNQADLSEWQRIVDRSINPSEETTIGVVGKYAKLKEAYKSLSESIGHAGIENDIRVNIKWIDAEEVTRQGAATLLQDVDGILVPGGFGDRGVEGKIQAIRYAREKKVPFFGICLGMQCAVIEYARNVLGIQEATSIEFDSEARHPVIDFMADQKNLTNLGGTMRLGKYDCRLQPDTLSHKAYGQELVSERHRHRLEFNNKYRDELQKAGLVISGTSPDDTLVEIVEVPNHPWFVACQFHPEFKSRPSKAHPLFREFIKASVKSGKLFKEE
- a CDS encoding translocation/assembly module TamB domain-containing protein yields the protein MKKLTVIFFLILFLAMASIVWISSKVEGVVEYLRLEHGLDVTYSTLSANLRGIYFSDLVIEYQTHRAAFESAQITVFWKWPLAVPGLGLVISDGQISLGDLFPPDREPLDPEVLGSKLHQSTARFSPVVRGIRVERTDIALADGSRASNLTAAMDSSLDFQMTLDELSFHGQTIQNLEATGTLHPAALAASLEEAALEWQDHVLRARGHVGQRGIDMHLETSHSVDIRFLKTRLDIQVRAHGQWQELHHEGSVTSSRSTILGNGTFPDLRAEFHGDMQQVEVNLAPVDKSDFHLRATVPFDLETISLQATFDRFHLHPYLLPHIRFLDFDDISGEVEGSFSPDEGVLRGAGVLDFSYNAFHRPLKARLSTAMDIDRHGIRFHDGTLNSEHFTAEAGGELVFSGPDFFRLWSHGEVHDLAPILESFWVNFIDGNSRFAVSINGPATSPLVDVAFDSNDLRVFQGHLTHAFGSVQVDLNHITLHGITARTSTGEAQVSQGQISVYGANDVQLRFPYTAHNIRLEDALAFGNLTNLPSLPRILEADGQIEGEVRDLQITLQGSLAEHQWREGLFSPKLSVSGALLDQLVHASIEDEHSHVSIQGNMDFGGKLNFRAAGQDIPLSSYMRTLPAEWSLLLDSYGLYLSGTFAEPRLEGTLGNIQLENPEQDISLWGDVELTYAERVFSADITRMILQRPLIVSLHGSSFLHDMSGETSRQELFLRTSTEHGVLETEASLRNFSLEHMRVEGALDLALATIISRGALEGRGTVDVAIEGSDTIRGTIAFGTAAELFAVAQPQLRMRQLRANVTIDRLARRGSIDDIAFLVGRDGTGEAQVSASLNEQGLLSYSAGYQLHNVLYQQGRNVLLLNISGSVSGDTATEPQGEIAVDIRRGQLNIDRNGAAAPTSPLLQFPGNWTLNVQASSPIRFSMAEGSMLLLPQLQIRLQDGIVYPRGRIQVLSGSLLFNRDTYTLQRGSIEFSDSLIANLNLSATTTKQGYQIVITITGTSDEPRFLFRSVPSLPQEHIISLLLLGSYDEGLSPASAASHILANRIAETLNDITGPALRGEASFRVSSSGLMSDNPDIALTSELSQRLEVRIARELSAEGTQQFQVIYKIFDFLYVRGREHIGGSYGVDIEYRIGR